One window of Mauremys reevesii isolate NIE-2019 linkage group 4, ASM1616193v1, whole genome shotgun sequence genomic DNA carries:
- the LOC120404002 gene encoding LOW QUALITY PROTEIN: uncharacterized protein LOC120404002 (The sequence of the model RefSeq protein was modified relative to this genomic sequence to represent the inferred CDS: inserted 1 base in 1 codon) — protein sequence MSEVLKTLMSEDEKPNLVELQNILEAVSLAVHRSLPPEPINTTTELPAGVVGLQGDAAAAPPAPALISPPSKEEASAVEVESLPATQEASYEDIRRKLQKLDGAAGKNIEELLGIAVKVYDRREDKEQKKGAREGSCPVRIRQYPLKLATQIGLKPLIQKFVQCGWLREGTSPYNTPIMGVPKPNGQYRPXQDLRQVNKLIEAPYPVVPNPHTILGQIPKSHGWFSVIDLKDTFFSIPLDQESQKLFAFEWEDPDTHYKAQYLWTVVPQGLTCAPEIFGSQLRRDLAPFLARHPACNVVQYCDDLLLSTETEQTCKEQTVELLNFLGAQGYKASKEKAQLVKQQVTFLGYRLSQGSRSLSNDRIQAILDSPQPRNPRELRAFLGLTGFCRLWIPDYGGKARPLYEALTKEGLLHWKWTKDREKAFQELKRALIQPPALALPDPRKPFTLYVHERAGVASGVLCQKSGPTWRPIGYYSRVLDPVARGWPACLRAVAATALLVQEAEKLTLGGDTEVVVPHGVPQILGTGAGDRHLNPSRHSKYEVGLLLAPNLTFKTVSSLNPATLLPDPQAPSGVVDPIHDCVEVLQQETKPRPDLSDLPWPNPDLEAYVDGSSYVLDGKRYTGAAVIIKSTEMVYPFKLSPSLSAQAAELVALIEALRLGAGRTINLYTGSCYAYMVVHAHGTLWKERGFITASGQRIAHGTLIKLLLEALMLPLRVAVIHVRAHGKAPEAEQRKYNRLADLAAKEAARRGTVWLLLVQDTEAETPVPRYTTEEVSCAQAAGAWQTPSGWWKLPGGEIFLHRYAAPFQALPLDRPVHSFQIGDRVFIKKWKRDPLTARWEGPHTVSLISQAAVKVLGSDKWTHCTRVKRFVSSDPEDDSTEEDNSPLLTLAPGARGDTGMMVAKKSEEYLQVLRDWQVENTFWFTNTSDIAMVSEALRSMYHNLDSISELLAQQELLRALLLLGYQYSEEVVRTLLGCLLSCDSIAAEMLRMLTSHPETTGKLLRELLNRLREQPLCQHHDISQREAGIAPLAAGYRSKPRTDVGQLKLL from the exons ctgcagcagctccaccgGCTCCAGCTCTTATCTCCCCTCCCTCGAAGGAGGAAGCCTCGGCTGTAGAGGTAGAATCCTTGCCTGCCACACAGGAGGCC TCCTATGAGGATATTAGAAGGAAATTACAGAAGCTAGATGGAGCTGCAGGCAAAAACATAGAAGAGCTCCTGGGGATTGCGGTGAAGGTTTATGATCGCAGGGAGGACAAGGAGCAAAAGAAAGGGGCTCGC GAAGGGAGTTGCCCCGTCCGAATCCGACAGTATCCCCTTAAGTTGGCCACTCAAATCGGGTTAAAACCTCTAATCCAAAAGTTTGTACAATGTGGGTGGCTAAGGGAGGGCACGTCCCCATATAACACCCCGATAATGGGAGTGCCTAAGCCCAATGGACAATATCGGC TACAGGATCTAAGGCAGGTCAATAAGCTAATAGAGGCGCCTTATCCTGTTGTCCCAAACCCCCACACGATTCTAGGACAGATACCAAAAAGCCATGGTTGGTTTTCagtaatagatttaaaagacACCTTCTTTTCTATCCCTCTTGATCAGGAATCTCAAAAGCTGTTTGCCTTTGAGTGGGAAGATCCCGATACCCATTACAAAGCCCAATACCTCTGGACTGTTGTTCCGCAGGGCCTTACCTGTGCACCGGAAATTTTTGGTAGTCAGCTGCGGAGGGACCTTGCTCCCTTCCTAGCTCGACACCCTGCGTGCAACGTAGTCCAGTACTGCGATGATTTACTTTTAAGTACTGAGACAGAGCAGACTTGTAAGGAACAAACTGTAGAACTTCTTAACTTCCTGGGGGCACAGGGATACAAAGCCTCTAAGGAAAAAGCACAACTGGTTAAACAGCAGGTCACTTTCCTAGGGTACCGCCTTAGTCAGGGGAGTCGAAGTTTAAGTAACGATAGAATCCAAGCTATACTCGATAGCCCTCAGCCCCGGAACCCCAGAGAATTAAGAGCTTTTCTGGGACTGACCGGCTTTTGCCGACTCTGGATCCCTGACTATGGGGGAAAAGCCAGACCCCTATATGAAGCCCTTACTAAAGAAGGTCTGTTGCATTGGAAGTGGACTAAGGACAGAGAGAAAGCATTTCAAGAGCTTAAAAGAGCTTTAattcagcctcctgctctggctcttccaGATCCACGGAAACCATTTACTTTGTATGTCCACGAGAGAGCCGGGGTAGCGTCTGGGGTCCTCTGTCAAAAGTCAGGACCGACCTGGAGACCCATCGGCTATTATTCCAGAGTCTTAGATCCAGTTGCCAGGGGatggccagcctgcttgcgagCTGTTGCTGCAACTGCTCTCCTCGTACAGGAAGCCGAAAAATTAACCCTTGGTGGGGACACTGAGGTTGTGGTGCCTCACGGAGTACCTCAGATACTAGGAACAGGGGCGGGGGATAGACACCTGAACCCCAGTCGGCATTCTAAATATGAGGTGGGACTCTTACTAGCCCCGAACCTAACCTTTAAAACAGTCAGTTCTCTCAACCCAGCTACCTTACTGCCTGACCCTCAGGCTCCCAGTGGTGTTGTTGATCCGATCCATGACTGTGTCGAAgtcctgcagcaagagactaaacCCCGTCCCGATCTTTCGGATCTGCCCTGGCCCAACCCTGATCTCGAGGCATATGTCGATGGTTCTAGTTATGTACTCGATGGGAAGCGGTACACAGGGGCTGCTGTGATAATTAAAAGCACAGAGATGGTGTATCCCTTTAAACTCAGCCCCTCTCTATCCGCTCAAGCTGCAGAACTAGTAGCTCTCATCGAGGCACTCCGCTTGGGGGCTGGGCGGACCATAAATCTATACACTGGCAGTTGTTATGCGTACATGGTAGTACATGCTCATGGGACCTTGTGGAAAGAAAGGGGTTTCATTACAGCCTCGGGCCAAAGAATTGCCCATGGGACCCTTATCAAATTGTTGCTTGAAGCCTTAATGCTTCCCCTGCGGGTCGCCGTAATCCATGTCCGTGCACATGGAAAAGCTCCTGAAGCAGAGCAGCGCAAGTATAATCGGCTGGCTGATCTGGCTGCGAAggaggcagcacgcaggggaactgtgTGGCTTCTTTTAGTTCAGGACACTGAGGCCGAAACTCCTGTCCCCCGTTACACGACAGAGGAGGTATCCTGCGCCCAAGCTGCAGGGGCCTGGCAAACCCCCTCTGGGTGGTGGAAACTACCCGGGGGAGAAATATTC CTACACCGGTACGCAGCACCCTTCCAGGCCCTTCCTTTGGATCGACCTGTGCATTCGTTCCAGATCGGTGACCGGGTCTTTATTAAGAAGTGGAAGCGTGATCCTCTCACAGCACGGTGGGAAGGCCCACATACTGTTTCGCTCATCAGCCAAGCTGCCGTCAAGGTTCTTGGAAGCGACAAATGGACACACTGCACGCGAGTTAAACGCTTTGTAAGCTCGGATCCAGAGGACGACTCCACTGAGGAGGACAACAGCCCTCTGCTCACCCTGGCTCCGGGCGCCCGGGGTGACACAG GTATGATGGTGGCAAAGAAGAGTGAAGAGTATCTACAGGTTCTCAGGGACTGGCAAGTCGAGAACACCTTCTGGTTCACCAACACCAGCGATATCGCCATG gtgTCTGAGGCTCTGAGGAGCATGTACCACAACCTGGACTCTATCAGCGAGCTGCTGGCCCAGCAGGAACTGctcagggcccttctcctgctgggcTACCAGTACAGCGAGGAGGTGGTCAGAACCCTGCTGGGCTGCTTACTGTCATGTGACAG cATTGCTGCGGAGATGTTGAGGATGCTGACATCCCACCCCGAGACCACGGGAAAGCTCCTACGGGAGCTGCTCAACAGGCTGCGGGAGCAGCCTCTGTGTCAGCATCATGACATCTCTCAGAGAGAGGCTGGCATTGCCCCCTTGGCC GCAGGGTACAGGTCTAAGCCACGGACTGACGTTGGGCAGTTGAAGCTGCTGTGA